Proteins found in one Saccharomyces mikatae IFO 1815 strain IFO1815 genome assembly, chromosome: 3 genomic segment:
- the HIS4 gene encoding trifunctional histidinol dehydrogenase/phosphoribosyl-AMP cyclohydrolase/phosphoribosyl-ATP diphosphatase (similar to Saccharomyces cerevisiae HIS4 (YCL030C); ancestral locus Anc_1.45), with amino-acid sequence MVLPILPLIDDLASWNSKKEYVSLVGQVLLDGSSLSNEEILQFTKKEEVPLVALSLPSGKFSDDEIIGFLNNGISSLFIGMQDAKTVDHLVGELNVPKDRVVVEENGVFSNQFIVKQKFSQDKIVSIRKLSKNLLASEVVAEVRTDRPDGLFTTLVVDQYERCLGLVYSSKESIAKAIDLGRGVYYSRSRNEIWVKGETSGNGQKLLQISTDCDSDALKFIVEQENVGFCHLETMSCFGEFKHGLVGLESLLKQRLQDAPEGSYSRRLFNDPALLDAKIKEEAEELTEAKGKQEISWEAADLFYFALAKLVTNNVSLKDVENNLNMKHLKITRRKGDAKPKFVEEAKSEEEKASGPIHLHVVEASDKAGVERALSRPIQKTSEIMHLVNPIIENVRDKGDSALLEYTEKFDGVKLSTPVLNAPFPEEYFEGLTDEMKEALDLSIENVRKFHAAQLPTETLEVETQPGVLCSRFPRPIEKVGLYIPGGTAILPSTALMLGVPAQVAQCKEIVFASPPRKSDGKVSPEVVYVAEKVGASKIVLAGGAQAVASMAYGTETIPKVDKILGPGNQFVTAAKMYVQNDTQALCSIDMPAGPSEVLVIADEDADVDFVASDLLSQAEHGIDSQVILVGVKLSEKKIQEIQDAVHNQALQLPRVDIVRKCISHSTIVLCEGYEEALDMSNQYAPEHLILQIANANDYVKLVDNAGSVFVGAYTPESCGDYSSGTNHTLPTYGYARQYSGANTATFQKFITAQNITPEGLENIGRAVMCVAKKEGLDGHRNAVKIRMSKLGLIPKDFQ; translated from the coding sequence atggTGTTGCCGATTCTACCGTTAATTGATGATCTGGCCTCATGGAATAGTAAGAAAGAATATGTTTCCCTAGTCGGTCAGGTGCTCTTGGATGGCTCAAGTTTGAgcaatgaagaaattctCCAGTTTactaaaaaggaagaagttCCGTTGGTGGCTTTATCCCTGCCAAGTGGAAAGTTcagtgatgatgaaatcATTGGCTTTTTAAACAATGGAAtatcttctcttttcattgGTATGCAAGACGCGAAAACAGTCGACCACTTGGTTGGTGAATTGAATGTGCCAAAGGATCGAGTTGTTGTGGAGGAGAACGGTGTTTTCTCTAACCAATTCATAGTGAAGCAAAAATTCTCGCAAGATAAAATTGTGTCTATAAGGAAGTTGAGCAAGAATTTGTTAGCCAGTGAAGTAGTTGCTGAAGTGCGTACAGATCGTCCTGATGGGCTTTTTACCACACTGGTTGTCGATCAATATGAGCGTTGTTTAGGGTTAGTATACTCATCCAAGGAATCTATAGCAAAGGCCATTGATCTGGGTCGTGGTGTGTATTATTCTCGGTCTAGAAATGAAATTTGGGTCAAAGGTGAAACTTCTGGCAATGGTCAAAAGCTTTTGCAAATCTCTACTGATTGTGATTCTGACgctttgaaatttatcGTCGAGCAAGAGAACGTTGGATTTTGCCACTTGGAGACCATGTCTTGCTTTGGAGAATTCAAACATGGTTTGGTGGGCCTAGAATCTTTACTAAAGCAAAGATTGCAAGATGCTCCAGAAGGTTCATACAGCAGAAGGTTATTCAACGATCCCGCATTGCTGGACGCCAAGATCAAAGAAGAGGCGGAAGAACTGACTGAGGCAAAGGgcaaacaagaaatttcttgggAGGCTGCTGACTTGTTCTACTTCGCGTTGGCCAAATTGGTGACCAACAATGTTTCTTTGAAGGACGTCGAGAATAACCTTAATATGAAACACTTGAAGATTACAAGAAGAAAGGGTGATGCTAAACCAAAGTTTGTGGAAGAAGCAAAAtctgaagaggaaaaggcATCTGGACCAATTCACTTGCATGTGGTAGAAGCATCTGACAAAGCTGGCGTTGAGAGGGCCTTAAGCAGACCAATTCAAAAAACCTCGGAAATTATGCATCTAGTCAACCCAATCATTGAAAACGTTAGAGATAAAGGTGACTCTGCTCTTTTGGAGTACACAGAAAAGTTCGATGGTGTCAAATTGTCCACTCCCGTTCTTAATGCTCCATTCCctgaagaatattttgaaggttTAACTGACGAAATGAAAGAAGCTTTGGATCTATCCATTGAAAACGTCCGCAAGTTCCACGCTGCTCAATTGCCTACAGAAACTCTTGAAGTGGAAACACAACCTGGTGTTTTGTGTTCAAGATTTCCCCgtccaattgaaaaagttggtCTGTACATCCCTGGTGGTACTGCTATTTTACCAAGTACTGCACTAATGCTTGGTGTCCCAGCTCAAGTTGCTCAATGTAAGGAAATTGTATTCGCATCTCCGCCAAGAAAATCTGATGGTAAAGTTTCACCTGAAGTTGTTTACGTCGCAGAAAAAGTTGgtgcttcaaaaattgttcTAGCTGGTGGTGCTCAAGCTGTTGCTTCCATGGCTTACGGTACTGAGACCATTCCTAAAGTCGATAAGATTTTGGGTCCAGGGAATCAATTCGTCACTGCTGCTAAGATGTACGTGCAGAATGACACTCAAGCTCTTTGTTCCATCGATATGCCAGCCGGCCCAAGTGAAGTCTTGGTTATTGCTGATGAAGACGCTGACGTAGATTTTGTTGCCAGTGATTTACTGTCACAAGCTGAACATGGTATTGACTCCCAAGTCATCCTTGTTGGTGTTAAACTGagcgaaaagaaaattcaagaaattcaagatGCCGTCCACAACCAAGCTTTACAATTGCCACGTGTGGATATCGTTCGTAAATGTATTTCCCACAGTACAATAGTTCTTTGTGAAGGCTATGAAGAAGCGCTAGATATGTCCAACCAGTATGCACCAGAACATTTGATTCTACAGATTGCCAACGCCAACGACTACGTTAAATTGGTTGATAACGCAGGGTCTGTCTTTGTCGGTGCCTACACCCCAGAATCGTGTGGTGATTATTCAAGTGGTACCAACCATACTCTACCAACCTATGGTTATGCTAGGCAATACAGTGGTGCGAACACTGCgacttttcaaaagttcattACTGCTCAGAATATTACCCCTGAAGGTTTAGAAAACATCGGTAGAGCTGTCATGTGTGTCGCCAAGAAAGAAGGCTTGGATGGTCACAGGAACGCTGTGAAAATCAGAATGAGTAAGCTTGGGTTGATCCCAAAGGATTTCCAGTAG
- the BIK1 gene encoding Bik1p (similar to Saccharomyces cerevisiae BIK1 (YCL029C); ancestral locus Anc_1.46): MDRYQRKIGCFIQIPNLGRGQLKYVGPVDTKAGMFAGIDLLANIGKNDGSFMGRKYFETEYPQSGLFIQLQKVSSLIEKASISQTSRRATMEPLSIPKNRSIARLTNQFSPMDEPKSPTPMRSFRITSRNSGNEQAMDQEASDHHHLHPQESVQDNEDDRMDVDSILSSERKSNYNAGKDWKMNNNHMNDHTSNEVSIELREAQLTVEKLQRKQLHYKRLLDDQRMVLEEVQPTFDRYEATIQEREKEIDHLKQQLELERRQQAKQKQFFDSENEQLLAVVSQLHEEIKENEERNLSHNQPTGTVEDVELLKAQVEQLRNIEDQFELYKTKWAKEREQLKMHNDSLSKEYQNLSKELFSTESHNSSAEEVAALTKKLEEANERIKQLERVQAQPAVESLPVFNPPAPVDSTAGRQQWCEHCDAMGHITAECPHHDPDSQQFF, encoded by the coding sequence ATGGATAGATATCAACGAAAGATTGGATGTTTCATTCAGATCCCCAATTTGGGGAGGGGACAACTGAAATACGTGGGCCCAGTGGACACGAAAGCTGGGATGTTTGCTGGTATAGACTTGCTTGCCAACATTGGTAAAAACGATGGGTCATTTATGGGAAGGAAGTATTTTGAAACAGAGTATCCTCAAAGTGGATTGTTCATCCAGTTGCAAAAGGTCTCATCGCTGATTGAGAAGGCATCAATATCGCAAACTTCGAGAAGAGCGACGATGGAACCGCTATCAATACCTAAAAATAGATCTATCGCGAGACTCACAAACCAATTCTCTCCCATGGATGAGCCTAAATCCCCCACACCGATGAGGAGTTTTCGCATCACCAGTAGAAACAGTGGTAACGAGCAAGCGATGGATCAAGAGGCATCGGATCACCATCATCTACATCCGCAGGAATCTGTCCAAGACAATGAAGACGACAGAATGGACGTCGATTCCATTCTCTCATCCGAGAGGAAGTCCAACTACAACGCTGGGAAAGACTGGAAAATGAACAATAATCACATGAATGACCATACTAGCAACGAAGTTTCTATAGAATTACGAGAGGCTCAATTGACAGTCGAAAAGTTACAAAGAAAGCAACTCCACTATAAAAGGCTACTAGATGACCAAAGAATGGTCCTTGAAGAAGTGCAGCCGACATTTGATAGATACGAAGCCACAATACAAGAAAGAGAGAAAGAGATCGACCATCTCAAGCAGCAACTGGAACTCGAGCGTAGACAACAAGCTAAACAAAAGCAGTTTTTCGATTCTGAGAACGAACAGCTGCTTGCTGTCGTGAGCCAATTGCATGAAGAGATCAAAGAAAACGAGGAAAGAAATCTTTCTCACAATCAACCTACCGGTACTGTCGAAGATGTCGAACTCCTGAAAGCACAAGTCGAACAACTACGCAATATAGAAGACCAATTCGAGTTATACAAGACAAAGTGGGCCAAAGAACGCGAACAATTGAAGATGCATAACGATTCCTTGAGTAAAGAATATCAAAACCTGAGCAAGGAACTATTTTCCACAGAATCACACAACTCTTCAGCAGAGGAAGTGGCTGCCTtgacaaaaaaacttgaagaGGCTAACGAGAGGATCAAGCAGTTGGAACGGGTTCAAGCACAACCAGCCGTGGAATCGTTGCCCGTTTTCAACCCCCCTGCACCAGTGGATTCCACAGCAGGAAGACAACAGTGGTGTGAGCATTGCGATGCGATGGGTCACATTACAGCTGAATGTCCCCACCACGATCCTGACAGCCAGCAGTTCTTCTAA
- the RNQ1 gene encoding prion domain-containing protein RNQ1 (similar to Saccharomyces cerevisiae RNQ1 (YCL028W); ancestral locus Anc_1.47), which translates to MDTDKLISEAESHFSQGNHAEAVAKLTSAAQSNPNNQQMSTIESLIQKIAGYVMDNRSGGNDASQDRAAGGGSSFLNTLMADSKGSSQTQLGKLALLATVMTHSSNKDSSNRGFDVGTVMSMLSGSGSGSQSMGASGLAALASQFFKSGNNNQNQNQGQGQGQGQGSFTALASLASSFMNSNTNSQQGQNQGSGGPSFGALASMASSFMHSNNNQNSNSGQQGYSQSYQNNDQNSGYQNNQGYNNQQYQGGNGNHQQQQQQQGQSGGTFSSLASMAQSYLGGGQNQSSQQQYQQQGQNHQYQQQGQQQQQGHSGSFSALASMASSYLGNNSNSNSSYGGQQQANEYGRPQHSVQQQSNEYGTPQHSGNQNSNGHESFNFSGNFSQQNNNGNQNRY; encoded by the coding sequence ATGGATACTGATAAGTTAATTTCGGAGGCTGAGTCTCATTTCTCCCAGGGAAATCATGCAGAAGCTGTTGCAAAATTGACATCTGCTGCTCAATCGAATCCCAATAACCAACAAATGTCAACTATTGAATCATTGATTCAAAAGATTGCTGGGTACGTCATGGATAATCGTAGTGGTGGCAATGATGCATCGCAAGATCGTGCTGCTGGTGGTGGTTCGTCCTTTTTGAACACTTTAATGGCAGACTCTAAGGGTTCTTCCCAGACACAGTTGGGTAAACTGGCTTTGTTGGCCACTGTGATGACGCACTCATCAAACAAAGATTCTTCTAATAGAGGGTTTGACGTGGGAACTGTCATGTCAATGCTGAGTGGTTCTGGTAGTGGGAGTCAAAGTATGGGTGCTTCCGGCCTGGCTGCTTTAGCttctcaatttttcaagtcagGTAACAataatcaaaatcaaaatcaaggTCAAGGTCAAGGTCAAGGTCAAGGTTCGTTTACTGCTTTGGCATCGTTGGCTTCATCTTTCATGAATTCCAACACCAATAGCCAACAAGGTCAAAATCAAGGGTCCGGTGGGCCATCCTTTGGGGCATTGGCTTCCATGGCAAGTTCTTTTATGCACTCCAATAATAATCAGAACTCCAATAGTGGACAGCAAGGATATAGCCAATCCTACCAGAATAATGATCAGAATTCAGGCTACCAAAACAATCAAGGCTACAATAATCAACAGTATCAAGGTGGAAACGGTAATcaccaacaacaacaacaacagcaggGACAATCTGGTGgtactttttcttcgttgGCCTCCATGGCTCAATCTTATTTAGGTGGTGGACAGAACCAATCCAGTCAACAACAATACCAGCAACAAGGTCAAAACCACCAATACCAACAACAAGGtcaacagcagcaacaagGTCATTCTGGTTCATTCTCAGCATTGGCTTCCATGGCAAGTTCCTATTTAGGTAATAACTCGAATTCAAACTCGAGTTACGGTGGTCAACAACAGGCTAATGAGTATGGCAGACCACAACATAGTGTCCAACAGCAATCTAATGAGTATGGTACACCACAACACAGTGGAAACCAGAACTCCAATGGACATGAATCCTTCAACTTCTCTGGTAACTTTTCTCAACAGAACAACAATGGCAACCAAAACCGTTATTGA
- the FUS1 gene encoding Fus1p (similar to Saccharomyces cerevisiae FUS1 (YCL027W); ancestral locus Anc_1.48): protein MQTTTTVLTTVIRKSSSSGSSSISSQTGLSTAATTVTTVATSLHSVPSNLLFSNVAAQPKSSSAGTIGLSIGLPIGIFCFGLLVLLCFFYLKRNSMSISNPPMSATTASEEERGRRTNWFSRLFGLSKSEHEDSYSGRDIEKYNDTQWTSGDNMSSKIQYKISKPIVPQHILTPKKTVKNPYVWSNQNISLDPKVNEMEEEKFVDTFLYTKPPNIVHIESKMPSYNDLPSQKAALSNKPSLKTGEKWNYESPLSRWFLRGSTYFKDYALSKSSLKTPTAAPQLKQMKILSRISKGYFNESDILPDERSPILEYSNTTLRANESVNDLGNTTPDSQVTSYRNSNIDLVMARPNSVIYGTTIQQNLDTNFSDGHDSNSKIEKHELIIPTASKKPHKKRKKRRQSKMYQQLQYLSCSKPLPLTPNSKSNEEASVQLGKTYTVIQDYEPRLTDEISITLGEKVKILATHTDGWCLVEKCNVPNGRVHVSVDDKRYLNEDRGIVPGDCLQEYD, encoded by the coding sequence ATGCAGACGACAACGACTGTGTTGACAACGGTAATCAGGAAGTCTTCTAGTTCAGGATCAAGTTCTATATCTTCACAAACTGGCCTTTCTACGGCTGCAACAACAGTAACGACAGTAGCAACATCTCTACACTCTGTCCCATCAAAcctattattttcaaatgtTGCAGCTCAGCCGAAGTCCTCTTCAGCAGGCACAATTGGCCTTTCGATTGGGTTGCCCATCGGAATATTCTGTTTTGGATTACTGGTACttttgtgttttttttacctcaaaagaaattcgATGTCAATCTCAAATCCACCTATGTCAGCCACGACCGCAAGTGAGGAAGAGCGTGGTCGTCGTACCAATTGGTTTTCACGCCTATTCGGGTTGAGTAAATCAGAGCATGAAGACTCTTATTCTGGTCGTGACATTGAGAAGTATAACGACACTCAATGGACATCTGGGGATAACATGTCTTCGAAAATACAATACAAAATCTCCAAGCCTATAGTGCCGCAACACATACTGACACCCAAGAAAACGGTTAAAAACCCATATGTTTGGTCGAACCAAAACATATCACTAGATCCCAAAGTCAATGAAATGGAGGAAGAGAAATTTGTGGACACATTTTTGTATACTAAACCACCGAATATTGTCCATATTGAATCCAAGATGCCCTCGTATAATGATCTACCTTCTCAAAAAGCTGCTTTATCAAATAAGCCTTCATTGAAAACAGGCGAGAAATGGAACTATGAATCTCCACTATCCAGATGGTTCTTGAGGGGTTCTACATACTTCAAGGATTACGCCTTATCAAAGTCATCCTTAAAGACGCCAACTGCTGCCCCACAACTAAagcaaatgaaaatacttTCCAGAATAAGCAAAGGTTACTTTAATGAGTCAGATATACTGCCAGATGAGCGGTCACCCATTTTAGAGTACAGTAATACTACTCTGCGGGCAAATGAAAGTGTAAATGACTTGGGTAATACAACACCAGATTCACAAGTCACATCTTATCGCAACAGTAATATCGATCTAGTTATGGCGAGACCTAATTCAGTGATTTACGGTACCACTATACAACAAAACCTGGACACTAACTTCAGTGATGGCCACGATAGCAATAGTAAAATTGAGAAACACGAATTGATAATACCCACAGCATCAAAAAAACCacacaaaaaaagaaaaaagagaagacaAAGTAAAATGTACCAACAGTTGCAGTATCTGTCATGTTCCAAACCATTACCACTCACTCCGAATTCTAAGTCCAATGAAGAAGCGAGTGTCCAGCTGGGGAAGACCTACACAGTTATACAAGATTATGAACCTAGATTGACTGACGAAATCAGCATCACTTTGGgagaaaaagttaaaattCTAGCTACACATACTGATGGATGGTGTCTGGTAGAGAAGTGCAATGTGCCCAACGGTCGTGTTCATGTcagtgttgatgataaaagATACCTTAATGAGGATAGAGGTATTGTACCTGGTGACTGTCTTCAAGAATACGATTga
- the SMKI03G0410 gene encoding nitroreductase family protein (similar to Saccharomyces cerevisiae HBN1 (YCL026C-B)), with protein MSAVGTYLKTLTARRTIYDLKPELPGEITVKDIQSVVQTIIKETPTAFNSQPNRAIILTGNTHKQVWDQVTNAIESSDGQKRPASARDEAFGSVIFFTDDTVTEKLKADFPAYAAAFPSFADHASGAAQINSWVALEAMGLGGHLQHYNGYIKAAIPSKIPNSWTVQAQLVFGTPAAAPGEKTYIKNDVEIFN; from the coding sequence ATGTCTGCTGTTGGAActtatttgaaaactttaacTGCCCGTCGTACTATTTACGATTTAAAACCAGAGTTACCTGGTGAGATTACTGTCAAAGACATACAATCCGTCGTCCAAACCATCATCAAGGAAACACCTACGGCTTTCAATTCCCAGCCAAACCGTGCCATTATCTTAACTGGGAATACTCATAAACAGGTATGGGACCAAGTGACTAACGCTATTGAAAGTAGCGACGGTCAAAAGAGACCTGCTTCGGCAAGAGATGAGGCCTTTGGTTCTGTGATCTTCTTCACCGATGATACGGTTACCGAAAAGCTAAAGGCTGACTTTCCAGCTTACGCAGCTGCATTTCCAAGCTTCGCAGATCACGCATCTGGTGCTGCTCAAATCAATTCGTGGGTGGCATTAGAGGCCATGGGCTTGGGTGGACACCTACAGCACTACAACGGTTACATAAAAGCCGCCATTCCAAGCAAGATCCCAAATTCTTGGACAGTACAAGCTCAATTGGTCTTCGGTACTCCTGCCGCTGCCCCAGGTGAAAAGACCTACATCAAGAACGATGTTGAAATCTTTAATTAA
- the AGP1 gene encoding amino acid transporter AGP1 (similar to Saccharomyces cerevisiae AGP1 (YCL025C) and GNP1 (YDR508C); ancestral locus Anc_1.50) has product MSSSKSPYELKDLKNSSTEIHATEQDNEVEYFETDSNDPSSSQPPLGYEQHNTSALRRFFDSFKKADQSAEERVETAQMNDLASAISPSSRQRQELEKNESSDNIGARTGNKSDSLKKTIQPRHVLMIALGTGIGTGLLVGNGTALVHAGPAGLLIGYGIMGSILYCIIQACGEMALVYSNLTGGYNAYPSFLVDDGFGFAVAWVYCLQWLCVCPLELVTASMTIKYWTTSVNPDVFVIIFYVLVITINIFGARGYAEAEFFFNCCKILMMTGFFILGIIIDVGGAGNDGFIGGKYWHDPGAFNGKHSIDRFKGVVATLVTAAFAFGGSEFIAITTAEQANPRKAVPGAAKQMIYRILFLFLATIILLGFLVPYNSNQLLGSSGGGTKASPYVIAVASHGVRVVPHFINAVILLSVLSMANSSFYSSARILLTLSEQGYAPRVFTYIDKAGRPLIAMGVSALFGVIAFCAASPKEDQVFTWLLAISGLSQLFTWTAICLSHIRFRRAMKVQGRSLGELGFRSQTGVWGSTYACIMMILILIGQFWVAIAPIGEGKLDAQAFFENYLAMPILIALYVGYKIWKKDWKLFIRADKIDLISHRQIFDEELIKQEDEEFRERLKNGPCWKRVVAFWC; this is encoded by the coding sequence ATGTCGTCGTCGAAATCTCCATACGAACTAAAAGACTTGAAAAATAGCTCCACTGAAATACACGCCACGGAGCAAGATAATGAAGTTGAGTATTTTGAAACTGACTCCAATGATCCTTCATCTTCGCAACCTCCTTTAGGTTACGAGCAGCATAACACCTCTGCATTGCGTAGGTTTTTcgattctttcaaaaaagcaGACCAAAGTGCGGAGGAAAGAGTAGAGACAGCGCAAATGAATGACCTTGCATCTGCTATCTCTCCTTCTTCCAGACAACGtcaagaattggaaaagaatgaaagtTCAGACAATATAGGTGCTCGCACAGGTAATAAGTCAGACTCGCTGAAGAAAACCATTCAGCCTAGACATGTTCTGATGATTGCGCTAGGTACGGGTATCGGTACGGGGTTGCTAGTTGGTAACGGTACTGCGCTAGTTCATGCGGGCCCTGCTGGGCTGCTTATTGGTTACGGTATCATGGGATCTATCCTGTACTGTATTATTCAGGCGTGTGGTGAAATGGCCCTAGTGTACAGTAACTTGACAGGAGGTTACAATGCGTACCCGAGTTTCCTCGTGGATGATGGATTCGGGTTCGCTGTTGCTTGGGTTTACTGTTTGCAATGGTTGTGTGTGTGTCCTCTGGAATTGGTGACTGCATCCATGACTATCAAGTACTGGACCACATCAGTGAATCCGGATGTGTTCGTCATTATCTTCTATGTTCTGGTAATCACTATTAATATTTTCGGTGCTCGTGGTTACGCAGAAGctgagttttttttcaattgttgcaagattttgatgatgaccgggttttttattcttggtATTATTATCGATGTTGGTGGTGCTGGTAATGATGGTTTTATTGGTGGTAAATACTGGCACGATCCGGGCGCCTTTAACGGTAAACACTCCATTGACAGATTTAAAGGGGTTGTTGCAACGTTAGTGACCGCTGCCTTCGCCTTTGGTGGTTCGGAGTTTATTGCTATTACCACTGCAGAGCAAGCTAACCCAAGAAAGGCCGTCCCAGGTGCAGCCAAGCAAATGATTTACAGAATCCTGTTCCTATTTCTGGCTACCATCATTCTGCTAGGTTTCTTGGTGCCATACAACTCAAACCAATTATTGGGCTCCAGCGGTGGTGGTACTAAGGCTTCACCATATGTTATTGCCGTTGCATCGCACGGTGTCCGAGTCGTCCCACATTTCATCAATGCCGTTATCTTACTATCTGTTTTATCCATGGCCAACTCCTCCTTCTACTCCAGTGCCCGTATATTGTTAACTTTATCCGAACAAGGCTATGCCCCCAGAGTTTTTACTTACATTGACAAAGCTGGTAGACCATTGATTGCCATGGGTGTTTCCGCATTGTTTGGCGTTATCGCCTTTTGCGCAGCTTCGCCTAAGGAAGACCAAGTTTTTACTTGGTTATTAGCTATTTCCGGTTTATCTCAACTTTTTACATGGACTGCTATTTGTTTGTCCCATATTAGGTTTAGAAGAGCTATGAAGGTTCAAGGTAGATCCCTGGGTGAATTGGGCTTCAGATCCCAAACTGGTGTTTGGGGGTCAACTTATGCTTGCAttatgatgatattgatcCTTATTGGCCAATTTTGGGTCGCCATCGCCCCCATTGGTGAAGGTAAGCTGGATGCTCAAGCCTTTTTCGAAAACTACTTGGCAATGCCAATCTTGATTGCACTATACGTCGGTTATAAAATATGGAAAAAGGATTGGAAGCTGTTCATTAGGGCTGATAAGATTGACTTGATCTCGCATAGACAAatctttgatgaagaattaatCAAGcaagaagacgaagaatTTAGGGAACGTTTGAAAAATGGTCCTTGCTGGAAAAGGGTCGTTGCTTTCTGGTGTTAA